CGCATGCGGTATCCAGCAAAAGCTGGGAGAGACAGCCTGGATGAAATGGCTTGGTAAACATGGGCGACAGATAAGACACATTGGTATTCAGCTGCATCTCGCCACGCTGGCCTCGAGGCCTGGCTGATAATACCCGCTCTCGGCTTCAGGGTCAGAGGTCTGAGGTTGATTGGCAATAGGCTGACACAGGGAAATAGTGTGCTGACTGTAGTCTAATGGGGTTGAAGCACACATGCATATCAGTGCGGCTGGCACTTAAGCAAAGCCACGGCCTCATTCTTACCCTCCCTCACCTGGATGCTTACAGGTTGTTCGCTAATCTATTAGCCCCTTGTCAGACACCACTGGGCTCTCctacacagcagcactgcagcacacaggCCCGTGCTTGTGCCATCTCTGTCATGCTGAATTGTTTTCCTCACAACAGCGTTTTCCCTGCCTCGTTCGCTTTCAGCTGTACCTCCCAGCTCTTTATACCTCCCAGCCGCTGCTGTCTACCAACATGCCCAAATGCACTCAACCAGAGAATCACATACAAGTatgatctctctctttctttcccctcttccctctcGCTGTCTCTTTGttgctctctccttctctaaCCAACACATCCACCCACTCATACACACTTATATTtactcacacatgtacatgcacaaaacacaaacgCCGACAAATgcgtacacactcacacacagaaccaTGGTTATTTCTACAACATTCATCTCCACTGATTATGAGGTGTCCTACATTGCTCAGCTTGCACTGGAATGGCTTATTCACACTTAAATTCccatttaccaaaaaaaacacagccgcAATGAATTTGGAAGCATGACAACACCAAGAAGATTTCTCAGAGCATCCCTAAGTAATGACACGAAAAGTAATCCGCTGTCAGCTTGTAGCGCTGGTGCAGAGTAGGAGGTTTACACTGTTAGAAACAGGGAAGTGGTTCGAAGAATACTTATTATGCTATATGACAGCCATTGTGTCTGCTTCCTTAGACCCTGTAGAAGAGTTATTTTACCTAATGTAAACCATAATGTACTGTTGTGTTTGGAAAACCTTAAtgaagagaaattaaaatgaacatttttgtcTGAAGCTCCAGAATCTGACAGTGTGAAAAAGAGCAAGATCCTGATATGTGTTGCTTGGCAATTCCTCTTTGAGCTGCAACCCACCACCATCAAATCATAACTGTGGAATAGAAGCCAGTAGAAGTAACTTGTCCTCTTGCAGACTGTCTCATGTGATTATGGCAATCACAGAAGTGCTCCAGTATTAATGCAGTAGTGATTTATTGATGTTAAATGATATTTGTAGCCCCTTGTAACTGAAGTGGCTATCCTTTTATCTGAAAAGTAAAagctttctgacattttaaaaatcaggGACGGAAATGGTCTTATATGTTATGTCAAAGATGTCTGCAACACCTTGTTAAAACCAATAAATATAAAGAAGCACAAACTTTAAAACAGATGAAGTTCATGTCCACAAAATAAGTTTTAATTATTCTGCAACCACACCAGGGAGCTAACTAATTTTCAGCAACAAATCATTCTGCATTCTGCTGATGGATGCTTTAGAAGAGTAGGGACCACCATGGGGTTTGAACCTAGGACAGAGTGTATCCTGGcccagaaaagcagcagtgtaTAACACGTGACAGCAGCATCTTAAGTGGATAGCAACCTCAGCTTCTGCTCATCTTTAGTCTTTCATGAGAATTTGTTCATAACCAAGATATTCACACTTTAAGTCAACAGACTCAAGAACTGCATGACTGTGCGTTCCCTGGAGCTATGCGTGGACCAAAGGGTGCACTGGTGTGGAACAACAATGTCAGCACATTGAGGCGCAGCAGGTCCAACAGGGAGGAACCACGAAAACTTTGTTAGCTGTCCGGTGCTTACTGAGCTTCAGGAAGCCTGGAAGCGTAGGCCTTGTATTTTATTCATGCggcagaaaacatgaaaagtataacaaacaaaaagcctACACTGGgggaagacaaagaaatgttcagaaaagaaaaaccaacatGAAAAGGGTAAAGGAATCTAAGAAGCAAGTCATGATTACgctgtaaatgaaatattaaaacagaaGGTTAAGACTGCAAACTTTCTTGGATGGAGAATGGGTGAATAGAGGAGCAGGAGGGACAACACACTGAAGCTTCACTTGATGGGCGATCGATATCCTCCTCAGGACACTGATGCAGTGGGTCCTCTATGTCCTGTCCAATGAGAGACTGTTCTTTGAGAACTGCTCCATAACAACGTACAGTTTGGAGGAGactgtaaatattttcattacttCTCCTGCTCATCTAAATGTCATATACTGGATGTTTACATGAATGCATGGCACAGAATATATAAGGTTTAGAAAAACAGCAATTATTGTTTAGGTTTCTGACCATGATTAACCACTGGATAAAGAAAATATCACATCATCTATGAGACGATTAGTGTGCAAGTTATTAACCTGTGAACCAACAAGCTATTATCCATATCCCATCACCacaatttcatttcacattgtGTGTAATCTTGTTGTCTTCAATTGGAAATATCTTCTCTTTATGGAAATACTGCAGTAAGCTAGCCATACACGATTGGGGTCAGGATCCCAAGGAATAATCTGCTTTTGGCATTTCTATTTTAAACGCAGATTAATCAGACAAAGGTTGAGGGTGGCAACTGAGAAGCAGAGAACTCTGGGTTATTTTTGAAGAGTGGAAATAGCCGGGAGGGAAAGAAGTTTTGATCATTTTGATGGTTAAATGTAGAGcaggtgactttttttgtcttttgtcctctgtgggagCAAGAGCCAAAGAAAATTTTAGTATTCACTGTATGACAGGCATCAGTATGATAATGATCAATTTTCGACTTACTTGTTTATATTAATGCTTGTGCATCTGTGGTTTACATTGATGGTGAAATGTCAGAACACTTAATGTCCTAACTTGACAGCTTTATGGCAAACAGCCACAGTTCATCTCtggtaattttattttagaggGAAAATTGTATAAAAGCAAAATCATGTCTATAAAAATCTGCATCTCATGAGGAACTGAATAGATAATTATGAAATGTTATCACTGCTGAATACTAAATGTTGAAATTTAGATATCGCTGAGTTTATAGTACTGaaatatattattttgaaacccatcaaaactttatttctaGTATGCAGGATACTAAGGATAATCAATCAAGCCTGAATGGAACTGATCCAACATTGATTCAGTTTCATTATTAGGTATTCAGTTGCTAATCTTTTAGACCTGGCCATCTTAGTTATCTCATTATCATTAATGATTAAAGTACAGTTACATgttggtaaataaataaataaataattttaagctctgcattttttttgactattaTCAAATACTGATATAGTAAAGGAAATTTGCAACCAATGTCAATGTAATTTCCACATAAACGTCAGCTATATATTTGCACAGATGTGGAAGATTACAGCCCTGTGAGTTGCATACGTTGTTGTGTTGGAGGTCTCAGCTGATCCGTATCAGACTGTGAGGCTGATGCCACCAAATAAGACCTAAACAATGGAGCGATGATAATCTGATAaagtgcacacaaaacacacacactgtgatggcGAAGGATAATATGCTAAGCTAAGTAGACGGCGGTGTTTTGATATATTGTTGTTACTAcactgagatgtgtgtgtggtgtgtattaGCTTATAGTAAGGAAGGAAATTAAACTCAGTTGAATCATCTGCAGGGTGAAGTTCTTGAGAAGTGAGACGCTGTGAAACTTGTTGCTGCTGAGGAAATGACAGCTGAACTTTGATCTGATCTGAGAAAGTGTTTGATAAACTGTTAGCAAACTGTTACCTGCTGCTGGATCTAATCTACAAACTCCCTTTCTGTcgctgtttgtttcctctctaGGTCTCAGAGTGCTGAATTCTGAGTGCCATTAACACCTTTAGCGACATCAACGCGTAATTGAGGAGCTTGTTTCAACTGTCACTCTTCCATCTCCTCGCTAGTGCTAAGATCACTGAGAAGCTCCTCCTATTTGCCCTTTGACCCCAGCTGCTATGGAGAACCTCAGTGAGCTCCAGAACCCGTTGTTGGACAAAAACAGTAAGCACATGGTGAACGGTTATGGGGGAGACTTCCCTAATAACCAGTACCAGGAAaacattattaattattttgctggaggaggaggcggtggtGGAGGTGAgggcggaggaggaggtggaggaaaggTAAATAACAGCAACGTGGTAAGCGGAGGAGGATACAATACCAACGGGAAGGTGAAATCTCAACAACTTTTGGACGCCACCTCGCTGCATCTGGCAGTAGAGGCCTTCTACAGGCCCAACTTCATTCTATACAAGGAGGACAGCGGCAGCATCAAGGCTAAGGAATACAAAAGTGAGTGCTGTGAGACCACCTTCACGGAGAAGAAGGCGAAGGAGGCATCCAACACAGCAGGGGCAGACACGCCTGGCACAGAGGATCCTCAGGCGAAGTTGCTGGAGGACGGCGAACACATCAAGATCCAAACAGTTTCCTacgaggtggaggaggaggagtacgTGGAGTATGAGGTAAGGGAGAAAATACATGAGTGGGATGAAGGGAGAAACCAAGGAAACTTGGATTTGACCAGAATGGATTTCTAGAAAGAAAGTTTTTCTTATATTCGGTGTCAAATTTGAtctttttaatgtcaaaaatatcttaaaaatctaaattatgCAGTTCAGAACTCAGAGTTTCTGCTTGTGGCAGTATTCAAGACAGATTAGAGACCATCAAGGATGCAAAAACTCTCCAAAGAGACCCACACAGAtgaatttaattcagtttaGTGAGAGATTTTTAGGCAGGTGATGTACGTGTCTTAAGGGGTCAGGGAGAAACTTGCGTGATTTGGGTGTTTTTCAATGAAGGGCCCACCTGATTCTGCTAATCTATCTAACCCAAGCTTGGATATGTGTGGTGTGTTCGtgctaaaagaaagaaagagcgagCATGCTTGTATTCCTGTGatgtttgtacatttgtatCATCACACCAAAGGATTGGGCTCGATGCCTGGATCAGACTGACATTTTACCAACCACAAATCCCATTTGATCCGCTGACCTTGGCCTCAATTCCCAACTCTAGTAAAATTCATCATTAGATAATAATAAATCACCCACGCCTGCCTCACACAGGGATATTAGGTGCTACAGTACTACAGCATTAGCCACAgtattttcactctcaactgGCACGGCCAGTGGCAAAAAAGCACTCCAAAGGATTTAAGGGATTGGACAGGCGGAATAGGGTGTAGAGTTTGACCAGTGTCCTGCAGAACCAAGGGGACTGAGCACACACCTGCTGGTCCACTAGAATTAACCTGGATTGGTGTGATAAACATGTAGCTGCTGAAATGCAACGTGACATGGGTACATATACTGAGGGGGCTCACTCTGCAGAAAGACAGTGCAGTTcacattataaataaagaaatcttTGGGTGTGggactaaattaaaactaaattattattaaatgtcGATATGCAGATACCaaagccaaaaaataaaacaacctaCCAGTGTGATATTGTactttttcaaatgtaaacttAGTGGATGCACACAAAAAGAGAACGGATGAGTTAGACACAATTTTATGCTCCAACTGGAGGCTCCTCTTAGCTGTTCAAAGGTTAAGTGAGCACATTACCATATTGTTCATATTTTTCCACACACTTCCGTTTCACAAATGAACTAGCACATAAAAAAAGGCATCATCAGGCCCCACAGCCAGCTTCCAGATGCAAAGAGGAAAATACACAGTGGGACTCATTATGTAGCCTCCCAGCAGTAGACCATTGACACCACAAAGTGCGAGGTGTCTCTACCACCCTGCCCACAGTCTGACACAATGCAAAGACCTAAGACAAGAAAGTCCTTCCCCTGACATACACATGCTTCTTGGTGTTCTACCAAGAGGCACAAGATGTGTGATATTATGTAACCCGAGATGGAAATGCTTGCTACAGTTAATCTCCTAACTAATTTAGTAATCATCATTTATTCACTcgtcttgctttttttttttctcccatggGGTTTGACCTAAAACTGAGGGCAAATGAgcttaaaggtaccctgtggatTTTTCTTGCAAACAATGTTTACATTCATTGTTACTCACTAAAACACTTCCTTTAGGTCTAAGAGTTGAATGCATTTCTTTCCATATAAAACAGCCAGAAATTTCTTTATGCGCCACTGCCACCAACTGCTGACCAGAAAAATAGTCTGATATTATGACAGCTGGTATTTATTGTAACAATGCTTCACACTCAGCGTTCACAGAGGCTAACGTTATCTTGTTGAGACTAATGCATCAATAGCTTATAATGTGAGCTGGGTGGTCATACCGTTAGTAGATTACTCTCATTACAGTTCAGACTGTCAAACTATAATGTTGGCGATAATGTTAGTATTTTCACACAACTGGTCTTTCACAGTGTCAGTCAATTTAAACTGCTGCTTGCACACTAATTATATGTagggctgcgtgtgtgtgtgtgccatggtGCTGAATTTGGTATCTCAAATTGTGGAATTTCAATGGTATCTGTATCAAATACGTACTTCTACCGAATTCTGGCACTGTGACATCCCTCGTTTATGTTCTCCCTATAAAAACTTAACAGAGAGACTTAAAGTGTCACTGATATGTCTATAAAATTATACAGGAAGATTAAAACTTagcagcttttttattttttcaaagtaTTAAAGTTGACATGGACTTTACTGTATGAGAAGTTATTTTTGCtcagattttgattttaatttaatttaatttaacttaaTCAACCAAAATGTagatgtgcatttgtgtgtgtggatgtttgtttaattaataatgtgttttttccaACACATGCTGTGCATTCACCAAATTAGCTCATGCACAGTGCTTTATAAAGGTGTGTAGAATACTGCATCTATCTCCTGAAAACGTAAAAACACTGTACTAGTACAACTGAACTTAAATAGAATCCAATCTCTTATTCTCTTTATGAGGGAGGCACAAAGAAGATGAAATTTTTAGGCAGTGGAAGCTTCCTCTGAGGAGGGAGTGTGACAAAGGGGTGGAACATGATACCCCTATATCCAGGCAATTTTTCTGGTATAATCTAAACTGTTCAGTTCTCCATAGTTACACAGCGGCCTGTTatgtctgctctgctgtgtgtgagaattTTAGGAAGAGCTGTCTTTGAGGAAAATGGTGGCTTTTGCACCACAGTGATGtctcatgttttttctttgattatGGGCACAGTGTTGACAGTTATGGGGCTTTGTGCAACATCATGAGGAACTGTCAGCTCTAGAGCGAATTTGTTATTATCATGGGCATGATGGTGATATTTCTCAAAATATACAATAAAAGAACATAGTATGCTGTACATTATCACTGCATATGCACctcttaaagttttttttctgaatagaCAGTATTGAGTATATGAATTAAGCCCTGGTCAAACCAGCAAATGTTGCCACAAAATCAATTCAGAGAATCACTTGGTTAGTGGGTTGTGTTGTGTGGGTGTTGAGTTCATCTctggtgaactctgacctgtgaCTTTGCACCGCTGACCAATGACAGTGTTGACTTTTGAGGGAATTTAGAGCTCAAGAGTTCACAATGGAGGAAGCCAGTATAGCTCATTAGCTGTGGTGAGCTGCTGAGGGATGGAGTTCCCTACAAAAACGACATGGTTTACGGATAGTTATGAGACAGGAGTCGATGGTAAAAATATGTCTTTTGAGTAAAATGCGTGAACTTTTTGTCCTGTTAGCGACCTGACAGCTTTGCCACGATTTGGCGTGACCAGGACTATTGTCTGCCAGGGATTGAACTGCTCCTCTTTTTTCACACTCTACATctgagttgtgtttttaaaagtcttaATCCCTCTCTATCATGTCAGTTTCTCTTTATATGCAGCTTCTCCTTGGGGAGTTATAAAGGATGAGTTAATAAATGGCTTTTAGTTTGTGCCCCtaaaaatgatgtttttcaACAATCATGTTGCTTAATTGAATCTGCTGTCTAATCTATAAACATCACAATACTGCAATGCAGAATGGTACAGCCTTTGCAAATCAATATGACACGTATTATCTGAAAAGTTTTCATCAGCACTTTGTAACTAGATAAGAGAAAACTAGTGACAATGCCAGAAAGCTTTCTGAGAGATTAGCAACCAATTCTTAAACCTAAGCACATCCACAGCAGGATGATAGAGCAGCAAATATGTcaatacaatataatattaCCCATCAAAGAACATGATCCATACCTGCTATATAAGGATGGTTGCAGCGATTAAAAAAGGCCAGAGATATTATTGTTGGCTTAGCTATGAATTGGAGGAAGACTTGGCATAAAGAAGTTACAGAGGCAACAACGTGTGTGCGCTCACCAGGTGTTGCACACAATATGGGAAACAGTGTAAAATAATGAGCTCACCAATTCATAAAAGGTCATTAACTCCAGGCGATACGAGATGTGCTCGTTTTGCGTTCCCTTTTACTCGCAGATGTTGAAAGGTTAGTGTTTTCAGAACTCGCCGCAGAAAGATAAAAAGGAGAAACTACTGCAGTGGAAGAAAGCgttctgcatttcattttttaaaggaGTTATTAAACAAA
This genomic stretch from Toxotes jaculatrix isolate fToxJac2 chromosome 19, fToxJac2.pri, whole genome shotgun sequence harbors:
- the syndig1l gene encoding synapse differentiation-inducing gene protein 1-like gives rise to the protein MENLSELQNPLLDKNSKHMVNGYGGDFPNNQYQENIINYFAGGGGGGGGEGGGGGGGKVNNSNVVSGGGYNTNGKVKSQQLLDATSLHLAVEAFYRPNFILYKEDSGSIKAKEYKSECCETTFTEKKAKEASNTAGADTPGTEDPQAKLLEDGEHIKIQTVSYEVEEEEYVEYETDCSSDSESEDNFIVVPPRDHLGLAIFSMLCCFWPLGIAAFYFSQGTTKAVNKGDFPLANIASRRALFLAALSITIGTGVYVGVVVALIAYLSKPGHI